A genomic region of Gemmata massiliana contains the following coding sequences:
- a CDS encoding type II toxin-antitoxin system RelE/ParE family toxin: MTPVIVPEAQNEIANALAISRNAGRLRTAIDRALAAIGANPMIATRIGRSRFRRYILTGRIPYSIVYAETADEIRVVAFAHNARRPGYWKNRLPKN; the protein is encoded by the coding sequence GTGACTCCGGTCATCGTTCCCGAGGCGCAAAACGAAATCGCTAACGCACTCGCGATCTCGCGAAACGCGGGCCGGCTCCGAACAGCAATTGACCGCGCCCTCGCCGCAATCGGGGCCAATCCCATGATTGCGACTCGGATCGGCCGCTCGCGGTTTCGGCGGTACATCCTGACCGGCCGCATACCGTACTCGATTGTTTACGCCGAAACCGCAGACGAGATCCGCGTTGTGGCCTTCGCGCACAACGCCCGAAGACCGGGTTACTGGAAGAACCGCCTGCCCAAGAACTGA
- a CDS encoding addiction module protein → MSEATEKLKPLLAALTAEERAEVAEYIDALDSDHENDEGGEENLAPEEWEAVWIEEGNRRIADLDSGKSEAVPADEFMKRMKEKYG, encoded by the coding sequence ATGAGCGAAGCCACCGAAAAGCTGAAACCGCTACTGGCCGCGCTGACCGCCGAGGAGCGAGCAGAGGTGGCCGAGTACATCGACGCACTCGACAGTGACCACGAGAACGACGAGGGCGGCGAAGAGAATCTCGCCCCGGAAGAGTGGGAAGCGGTTTGGATAGAAGAGGGAAATCGCCGAATCGCGGACCTGGACTCCGGTAAATCGGAAGCCGTCCCCGCGGACGAGTTCATGAAGCGCATGAAGGAGAAGTACGGGTGA